Proteins encoded by one window of Hippoglossus hippoglossus isolate fHipHip1 chromosome 15, fHipHip1.pri, whole genome shotgun sequence:
- the nsmce4a gene encoding non-structural maintenance of chromosomes element 4 homolog A: protein MKRSRGGSEDDPPRENGSSGRHRKAERPQSNGDDSDSGYGPSDLRDNGDNDPAARREIRSRYRDLIYIVQQSREDMLNPSNNKLTEVLEEANKLFEDVRQAREAALDSQLLVMATDLGKEKASQMFSEGTAFDPTAFAEHLLSFMGLNRLEDGEDEQNGGTVEGYLPQDAWHRVARRAECCVRTAPSFHYMMGSFHAEPPPPKQKIVRQTKATTKDTQRIMPTQLKKMEESHQEATEKEVERILGYLKSYYKDDPTSPISFYEFVIDPNSFSRTVENIFHTSFLIRDGLAQMHLDDKMPCIAPVEEGEAEAAGSISRKQCIISISPKLWKELIEVFDITRTMIHPPNTQSE, encoded by the exons ATGAAGAGATCCAGGGGCGGCTCTGAGGACGACCCTCCCCGGGAGAACGGCTCCTCCGGCCGCCACAGGAAAGCGGAGCGACCGCAGAGCAACGGGGACGACAGCGACTCTGGCTACGGTCCGTCCGACCTGCGGGACAACGGCGACAATGACCCGGCCGCCCGGAGGGAGATACGGAGCAGGTACAGAGACCTGATCTACATCGTGCAAC agagTAGAGAGGACATGCTGAACCCCTCCAACAACAAGCTCACTGAAGTTTTAGAGGAGGCCAACAAGCTGTTTGAAGATG TTCGACAGGCGAGGGAAGCGGCTCTGGATTCCCAGCTCCTTGTCATGGCCACAGACCTGGGGAAGGAGAAAGCCAGTCAGATGTTTTCTGAAGGCACCGCTTTCGACCCCACCGCCTTTGCTGAGCATCTT TTGTCCTTCATGGGTCTGAACCGACTAGAAGACGGAGAGGACGAGCAGAACGGGGGCACAGTTGAGGGTTACCTTCCCCAGGATGCCTGGCACAGAGTGGCCAGGAGAGCAGAGTGCTGTGTCCGGACCGCACCCTCCTTCCACTACAT GATGGGCTCGTTCCATGCAGAGCCACCTCCTCCAAAGCAAAAGATAGTGCGACAAACTAAAGCAACTACGAAGGACACCCAAAGGATCATGCCCACTCAG CTGAAGAAAATGGAAGAGTCCCATCAAGAAGCGACGGAGAAAGAGGTTGAAAGGATCCTAGGATACCTGAAGAGTTATTACAAAGACGATC caACGTCGCCGATTTCATTCTATGAGTTTGTCATTGACCCCAACTCGTTTTCTCGGACAGTAGAGAACATTTTCCACACGTCTTTCCTGATCCGG gacgGTTTGGCACAGATGCATCTGGATGACAAAATGCCTTGTATAG cacCTGTAGAGGAGGGCGAGGCAGAAGCTGCAGGATCAATCAGCCGTAAACAGTGCATCATCTCGATAAGTCCAAAGCTGTGGAAG GAGCTCATAGAAGTCTTCGACATCACACGCACGATGATTCATCCTCCTAACACACAGAGCGAGTGA
- the LOC117776081 gene encoding coiled-coil domain-containing protein 177: MGEQRTTFPVLRLDLDNFDLAEAERSRYVLTSPRSLQSCSRLGIKPVELLIKSLNERIAEQRDVPLEAVRVMHESYERERTKLLQMCREERERIIQGRAGDRWPGLEEVPVAKVKDQSTQRHSIPYADLCLKGKPASRSSGSAAGPREPDRSTVCSYRLGDLRHSPATERKLERLTEDIRREMCVTVSERDRKIAALMLVKHEEEQARLEHCQQEKQEREEAQRQMEAQRAQVEKKRRRKLRQSVQCWHEDLEARRRLRERQEKEKVVQLKLEALLQEDRWRRLKEEVEAQRREKMEAAQKEAKGRKHYQEKLLREKQEVEKRVQEKERQVAVEKEQKARRSRELQEKKERKRLQEENHKELLRHILLKQEIEQRVGEEEAQMRSTLEKKLQHSCEKRAQAVEARLTELHGRAAREEEQVQRAQLRSKLQSVQQLTHKQILVQLNQRRMERAARYTSAQHRDRAQRTQQRNKHKQLCHRRLWERLQREEEAMRRLRESYIRMKEWRRERLRRQRDQIQEEAKTLARASFHLMDRARQLTHRRTFAQMALQAELTASMSHLKL, encoded by the coding sequence ATGGGGGAGCAGAGGACCACCTTCCCGGTGCTTCGTTTGGACCTGGACAACTTCGACCTGGCGGAGGCGGAGAGGAGCCGCTATGTCTTGACCAGCCCCCGCTCTCTGCAGTCCTGTTCGCGTCTCGGCATCAAACCCGTGGAACTTCTGATCAAATCCCTGAACGAGCGGATCGCTGAACAGAGGGATGTTCCCCTGGAGGCGGTGCGAGTTATGCACGAATCCTACGAAAGGGAGAGAACGAAGCTTTTGCAAATGTGCCGAGAGGAGCGGGAGAGGATTATCCAGGGGAGAGCAGGGGACAGGTGGCCGGGCCTGGAGGAGGTGCCCGTCGCCAAAGTGAAGGATCAgtcaacacagagacactccATCCCGTATGCAGACCTGTGCCTTAAAGGGAAACCAGCCAGCAGGTCCTCCGGCTCTGCTGCTGGTCCCAGAGAGCCAGACAGGAGCACAGTCTGCAGCTACAGGCTGGGAGACCTCAGACACTCCCCAGCTACCGAGAGGAAACTGGAGAGGCTCACAGAGGACATCAGGAGGGAGATGTGTGTCACGGTGTCAGAGAGAGACCGCAAGATAGCTGCTCTCATGCTGGTGAAGCACGAGGAGGAGCAGGCTCGCCTGGAGCACTGtcagcaggagaagcaggagcGAGAGGAGGCCCAGAGGCAGATGGAGGCTCAGCGGGCTCaggtggagaagaagaggaggaggaaactgaGGCAGAGTGTGCAATGCTGGCATGAGGATCTGGAGGCCCGCAGGAGGCTGAGGGAGCgtcaagagaaagagaaagtggtACAACTCAAGCTGGAGGCACTTCTGCAGGAGGACCGCTGGAGGAggctgaaggaggaggtggaggcccAACGTAGAGAAAAGATGGAGGCTGCACAGAAAGAGGCGAAGGGACGCAAACACTACCAGGAGAAGCTGCTGAGGGAGAAGcaagaggtggagaagagggtgcaggagaaggagagacaggtGGCAGTGGAGAAGGAGCAGAAGGCCAGAAGGagcagagagctgcaggagaagaaagaaaggaagaggctgcaggaggaaaaccACAAGGAGCTTCTTCGACACATCCTTCTGAAACAGGAGATAGAACAGCGTGTGGGGGAAGAGGAGGCCCAGATGAGGAGCACCctggagaagaagctgcagcactCCTGTGAGAAACGTGCCCAGGCCGTGGAGGCCCGGCTGACGGAGCTGCATGGGCGAGCAGCccgggaggaggagcaggttcAGAGGGCGCAGCTGAGGTCCAAGCTGCAGAGCGTCCAGCAGCTCACGCACAAGCAGATCCTGGTCCAACTGAACCAGCGCCGCATGGAGCGGGCCGCCCGGTACACCTCCGCCCAGCACAGGGACAGAGCACAGCGGACGCAGCAGCgcaacaaacacaagcagctctGCCACCGGAGGCTCTGggagaggctgcagagagaggaggaggcaatGAGGAGGCTCAGGGAGAGCTACATCCGCAtgaaggagtggaggagagagaggctgcggAGACAACGGGACCAAATACAGGAGGAGGCCAAGACGCTGGCTCGGGCCTCCTTTCACTTGATGGACAGGGCGAGGCAGCTGACACACAGACGGACCTTTGCCCAGATGGCTCTGCAGGCTGAGCTGACGGCCTCCATGAGCCACTTGAAACTATGA